The window GCGAGCAGGAAGAAGAGCAATGTGAGCGAGCCGAAGATGAAGCGCAGAGCGGCGTTGGCCTTCAGGGTGCCGAGGAACATGAAGAAGGTGAACACGCCCCAGAGGAACAGGTACCAGCCCATGAAGGCGTGCGGGGTGGGATCGGCGAGGCCGAGCTTGGGCATGACGATGAGGCCGACCAGGGTTAGCCAGAAGAGGCCGTAGGAAGTGAAGGCGGTGAGGCCGAAGGTATTGCCCTTCTTGAATTCCATGATGCCGACGATGACCTGCCCGATGCCGCCGTAAAACAAGCCCATGGCCAGGATCATGGCGCTGATCGGGAAGAATCCGGCGTTGTGGATGTTCAGAAGTATGGTGGTCATGCCGAAGCCCATAAGCCCGAGCGGGGCAGGATTCGCAAGCTTTTCGCTCATCTGTAATATTCCTTGTGCGTAATTTGCCGCGGATGCAAAAAATTTAGATAGTTTCGGTTATACATGAATCGATCCACAGGGCAGGTCATGTACAAAATATTGACCCGTGTGCAGACTCGCCGCTACCCTTTTATGTCTCCTGAATAGACGCTCTACTTCATTGCGCTTCTTGCATAGCCCTCGGTCATATTGTTACCACGGCTCCAGTCGGTTGGGATGTGAGCAACCATGGGGATAAAGGGATAAAAGGGATAAATCCCAAGTTTCGGCTCGACTGTCTTGGTTCAGTGCCTTCATATGCTCTATCCATGATCAAGCGACATGAATCAGAAGGTGAGCCGCCCAACTTCATCAACAGATGTCTGCCCTCAGGAGCATCACCCGCGTTGCCGAAGATTCGAATAGTGGATTATTTCAACGGACAGTTAAACGGGAATATCCAGCTCTCGGATAAAACGGTCCAGGAAGTCGATCATGTGCGCTCGAAGCGCCGGAGCGGCGTAGGCTAGACAGGAGCAGCGCAGCATGTTGCGTGCGCGGACCAACAGTTCCATTTTAAGCCAGGTATCGCCAGTCTCCAGCGAGAGGATATAGGGGCCGCATTTTTCCAAATGCTCGCGCTGCTCATCCGTGAGCATGTCCTCGGGCACCGGCAGGTAAAAGATGCCTTCAATACCGCCGGTATAGCCTTGTTCTCTCAAAGCGCTCTCAATGCGCTTGATGTCTTCTTCATACAATTCGTCAATGAGATAATAGCGCATGGCTGCCTACTGGGGCTTGTCCTGGCAGATTTGGTCGCCAGAAAGTGATGAGGGTTTGTGGCGGCAAACGTGGGCGTCCTCGGGTACTGTCTCTTCATCCAGGTTGAAAATGCGCCGGACATTGTGCACGAAGCGCTCGGCCGGACCTTCCTCACGCGCGCGGCGCTTCAGGTAGACGATGGGTTCATGGTAGAGCTTATGGGCCAGGGAGGTCACGAGCACTTCCAACGCCTTGCGAGTTTCCTCGGGCACATCCGGCCCCAAACGCCGCAATGTCTTCTGCAGCTCGCGCTGGGCGATGCGCTCTCCTGATGACAGCAGGTCCACTATGGTGGGCTGAAGCTCCAGCGAACCAAGCCAATGGCTGAAGGCCTGGACTTCCTCGCGCACGATGGTGGAGGCTTTTTCAGCCTCATCCCGACGTTGAGCCAAGTTTTCCTCCACGACCTCTTTTAGGTCGTCGATATCGTAGAGGTAGGCATTATCAAGCTGGTTCACGTCCGGATCGATGTCGCGCGGCACGGCGATGTCGATGAAAAACATGGGCTTGTGCCGGCGCTTCTTGAGCACCTGCTTCATGTCGCGGGCGTGGATAACGGCTGTGGGAGCCCCGGTCGAGCTGATGACAATATCGACTTCGGGCAGCTTGGAGTACAGGGCGTCGAAGGGAATCGCCGTACCCTTGAAGCGGGCCGCCAGTTCCTCGGCTCGAGCAAAGGTGCGATTGGCCACGCAAATATGTTCAATGCCCGCTCCAAGCAGGTGCATGGCCGCGAGTTCGGCCATTTCTCCGGCGCCTATGAGCATGGCCCGCTTGCCCTGCAGTTCGCCGAAGATCTTGCGCGCCAACGCCACGGCGGCATAGCTGATGGACACGGCGCTGGAGGCTACGCCAGTCTCGCTGCGGATACGCTTGGCCACAAAAAAGGCTTTGTGCAGCAGGCGGTTGATGACGATCTTGGCCGTGCCGCTCTCCACGGCTTTGCGGTAGGCTTCCTTGAGCTGGCCCAGGATCTGGGGCTCGCCCAGGACCATGGAATCGAGGCTGCCGGCGACGCGGAACAGGTGCTCCACGGCTTGCTCGTTCTCGTGAATGTAGGTGTGTGAGACTAAGCCGCTCACGGGCTGACTACATGCCTCGGCCCAACAGTGCAGGACATGGTCTGCGGCCGCGGGCGAGCCGTCACTCACGATCAGGATTTCCACGCGGTTGCAGGTGGACAGTGCCAGAGCCTCGCGCACGGGACCATGGACCAGCATTTTCTCGAAGGCTTCAAGGCTGCTCAGCGCGTACTTCTCACGAATGTCCACGCCGGCAGTGCGATGGTTAAGGCCGATAAGATGAATGTTCGCGTTCATAACGGCACCGCGGTGAAGCTGTGGTGCGAGGGAGTCAGGAGGTTGATACCGAGCATGGACAACATGGCGAGAGCGAATACCCAAATGGCCAGGATGGCCGTGCGGCGACCTTGCCTGCCTGTAACCATGCGCTGATAGAAGAGTGAGGCGTACAAGAACCAGATGGTGATGGACGTCAGCTCTTTAATATCCCAGGAGAAAACTTTCCCCCAGGTCAGCTTGGCCCAGAAAAAGCCCGAGAGAAGGCCCACGGTGTACAACGGGAAGCCGGCGGCGACGGCCCAATGCACGGCGCGGTCAAAAGTGGAGAGCGAGGGAAGGTCCTTGCGGAACCCAGTCAACGGTTCCTTGGTCTTGATCTTGCGCTCCAGGTGCAGGAAGGCTAGCCCGGCTCCAAAGGATACAGCCAATAGCGCCAGGGCCAGAAACAGCGCGCCGATATGCAGGCCAAAGAACAGGCCCAGCAGGGTTGGCGGCGTGGTTACGTGCATGGGCGCCAAGCGCAGAGAGGAGATATAAAACAAGAGGGCCAGCGGGGAGATGGTCAAGGCCAGGAAGCCAAGCTTGAGCCGCCACCAGGCCAGGAACCAGATGAGCAGGAGCAGCCAGGAAAAAAGGCTATAGTAAAAAGCCCCCGCGGTCAGCGAGTTGCCCGGCTGGCTGGTAACCAGCCCCATGTCGAATGTATGCAGGGCGAAACCGGCTACCGCGCAAGCCATGCCCACAGAGCGCAAGGATTTGCGAGCAACCAGGATGCCACTCAGGGACAGGATCGTTCCGGCCAGGTAGAGGCCGATGACGAATAGCTTTAAGAGTTCAACAGAGCCCACAAAGCAGCTCCTCGATATGTGACTCAAGTTCTTGGGGCAGGATGCGCTGGAGAATCTCCACGACACCCTCGCGATCGTCGCGTTCCATGGCCTCCAGCAGGTCCGAATCCACTAGTTCGCGGAACAGGGCCGTGTTCTCGAAGGTCGGCCGCCCTCTGTCGATAACCAGCGGGCGGATGCGGGACATGAGTTCCAAGAAAGCCCCGTAATGCCGACCGAAGTACTCGTCAAGGTCCTTGCGGATCTTCTTGGCCAGGGCTGGACTTGCCCCTCCCGTGGACACGGCCAAGGTCAGATCGCCCTGGCGATGCACCGCCGGGACGATGAAGCTGCACTTCTCCGGCTGGTCCACGATGTTGCATAGGATTCCCTTGTCCCGGCAGAGATTGCTGATGGTCCAGTTGAGATCCTCATCGTCCGTGGAGGCAATGACGAGCGTCTTGCCGTTCACGTCCTCGGGCCGGAACGTTCGCGTCTGGTAGTCGATGCACGGATTGGCCAGGAGTTCCCGCAATTCTTCGTCCGCAGGGCGAGTGTCCACTACGAGCACGCGCGCTGGGCCGGATTCAAGCAGGGAAGCGATTTTCCGGCGGCCGACTTGACCAGCACCGACAACCAGGCATTCCTGGCCCGTGAGCTTGATAAAGATTGGGTAGTATCGCATCGGCATCATTCTAGCAAAAGAACCTGCAAAGGGAAATCCCACGTCGCCTTGCGACCTCCATGCAATTGGGATAACCGATCGACTCCGGCATGATCCTGCAAGCACCTGGATAGGCCATTTACGGTATGAAACGTTACTTGATCATACAGTTAGCTCGTTTTGGCGACCTTGTGCAAACCAAGCGCCTGCTGCATTCGCTCCTTTCCGCGGGCGATGCCGAGGTTCACCTGTGCATCGACGGTTCGCTGGAGGAGTTAGCCCGGCTTGTCTACCCGGAAGCCAAGGTTCATGCAATCGTGGCCCACGGCGCGGGTGCGCCGGCTAGTCTGGCCGCAGTGCTGGGGCGCAACGGGCGGGTATTTTCCGCCTTGGCCTCCCTGCACTTCGATGAAGTCTATAATCTGAACTATTCCGGTTTGAGCTTCGCACTCTCCAGGCTTTTTCCTCCCGAAACCGTGCGCGGCTATGTAAGCGATGCCGGCCAGGATCTCAAGGATTCTTGGACAGCCATGGCTTTCCGTTGGATGCGCCACAGGCGAGCCTGGTCTATCAATTTGGCCGATTTCTGGGCTATTTTGGCGCCAAAACCACTCGCCCCGCAAAACGTCAATCCTTTGGCGGCTCCCAAAGGCAGAGGATTGGGCATAGTTTTGGCGGGCCGCAACCAGCGACGATCCCTGCCCCCCCGGGTGCTGGCCGATGTGGCTCAGACCGTGGCGGCCTCGCGCGGACTGTCGCGCCTGGCGCTGCTGGGTGGAAAGAGTGAGTTGCCCATGGCCAGGGAGGTGCTGGCGGCCTTGCGGCCGGGCGTAGCCGCCCACGTGGAAAATTTGTGCGGACGCACAGATTGGCGGGATTTGACCGAAGAGGTTTCCGGGCTTGATCTACTGCTCACGCCCGATACAGGCACCATGCACTTGGCAGCGCACCTGGGCACGCCGGTCCTGGCCTTCTTTCTCTCCTCTGCCTGGTGTCCCGAGACCGGGCCGTACGGCCTGGGGCACACTGTATGGCAGGCGGTGACGCCCTGTGCGCCCTGCCTGGAATCCGCGCCGTGCGGCCTGGGCCTGACGTGTCTGTCGGCTTTCTCCGCACCGGAGTTCCTGCGTCTGCTGGCGGGCAAAGGCGAGGGGCTGGGGCTGGCCGTGACGGGCTTACGCTCGGCTTTTGATGAGCTTGGCTCCACCTGGGAGCCCTTCCACGCCGATCTGCCGTCGGCCTCCGAGCGAGAGCGATTCAGGCGTTTCCTGAAACGCCATCTCGGATTGAACGCGGACTTCGCGGCGGATGCCGAACTGGCTGAACAATTCTATCTGGAGCGCGACTGGATTGGCCTGGAGCGCAAGACCTGCAAGCGGAATTTCAAGGCATATGTCTGAGAAGATGAGAATTCTAGTCGTGCTGCCCATGTACGGCGGATCCCTGCCCGTGGGCCGCTACTGTGCCTCGGCCCTGTCGCGGCTGGGGCATCTGGTGGAGAGCTTCGAGGCTCCGGCTTTCCACGGCGCGTACACGGCCCTCAAGGATCTGCGTGTAAGTGGAGAGCGCCTGGAACAGCTGGAGAACGGGTATCTTCAACTCGTGTCACAGGCCGTGCTGGCCAAGGTCGATAGCTTTGAGCCTGACCTGGTGCTGGCCTTGGCGCAGGCGCCCATGAGCAGGGCCGCGTTAAGGCGTCTGCGCAAGGATGGCGTGGCCACGGCCATGTGGTTTGTCGAAGACTATCGGCTGTTCACCTACTGGCAGGCTTACGCCCACTTCTACGACTTTTTCGCCGTGATCCAGAAGGAGCCGTTTCTGTCTCAGCTTGCGGCCATGGACCAGCCCAATGCCCTGTACCTGCCCTTGGCTGCGGACCCGGACTTCCACAAACCCTTTGAGCTTACACCTGTGGAGCGCCGCAAGTGGGGCAGCGACGTGTCTTTCATGGGTGCGGGCTATCCCAACCGCCGCGTGGCATTCCGGCAATTGCTGCGTCATGACTTCAAGATCTGGGGCAGCGACTGGGAAGGCGATCCGGTGCTTGCGCCCTACCTTCAATTGGGAGGCCTGCGCATCGAACCAGCCGATTGCGTGCGCATCTTCAATGCCACCAGAATCAACCTTAATCTGCACTCCAGCGTCGATCCGAGCCGGCTGGTTTCGGGCGGCGATTTCGTCAATCCGCGAACCTTCGAACTGGCCGCCTGCGGCGCTTTTCAGCTCACGGACCAGCGGACTCTCCTGCCCGAATCCTTTGGCCCGGACGAGATGAGCACCTTTGGCAGCATGGACGAATTGCTTGCGCTTATCGACCATTTCCTGGCTCGTCCCGAGGAGCGCGAGACCGTGGCAGCGCGCGCTCGACAGCGCGTGCTGCAGGAGCACACCTATGAACGGCGTATGGAAACGCTGCTGGATTTCGTGCGTGCGCGCAGGCCCGGCTGGCCCATGGCGCGCCAGCGCGATCTTGAACTGCTGGCCGAGTTGCGTGATGATCTACGCGGGGATGTTCGCGCCTTGCTGGATAGGCTGGGACTTGGCGCCAACGTCGGTTTCGACGATCTGGTGCAGGCCGTGCGCCGCCAACAAGGTGAACTGAGCGGCCTTGATGCGGCCATCCTTTTTCTGGACGAGTGGCGCAAGCAGTATAGGAAATGAAAAACCC is drawn from Desulfocurvibacter africanus subsp. africanus DSM 2603 and contains these coding sequences:
- a CDS encoding acetate uptake transporter, which produces MSEKLANPAPLGLMGFGMTTILLNIHNAGFFPISAMILAMGLFYGGIGQVIVGIMEFKKGNTFGLTAFTSYGLFWLTLVGLIVMPKLGLADPTPHAFMGWYLFLWGVFTFFMFLGTLKANAALRFIFGSLTLLFFLLAVRDWTGSVLIGTIAGYEGIVCGASACYLAMAEVLKEQYGRTILPIG
- the hemA gene encoding glutamyl-tRNA reductase — protein: MNANIHLIGLNHRTAGVDIREKYALSSLEAFEKMLVHGPVREALALSTCNRVEILIVSDGSPAAADHVLHCWAEACSQPVSGLVSHTYIHENEQAVEHLFRVAGSLDSMVLGEPQILGQLKEAYRKAVESGTAKIVINRLLHKAFFVAKRIRSETGVASSAVSISYAAVALARKIFGELQGKRAMLIGAGEMAELAAMHLLGAGIEHICVANRTFARAEELAARFKGTAIPFDALYSKLPEVDIVISSTGAPTAVIHARDMKQVLKKRRHKPMFFIDIAVPRDIDPDVNQLDNAYLYDIDDLKEVVEENLAQRRDEAEKASTIVREEVQAFSHWLGSLELQPTIVDLLSSGERIAQRELQKTLRRLGPDVPEETRKALEVLVTSLAHKLYHEPIVYLKRRAREEGPAERFVHNVRRIFNLDEETVPEDAHVCRHKPSSLSGDQICQDKPQ
- a CDS encoding cytochrome C assembly family protein; translation: MGSVELLKLFVIGLYLAGTILSLSGILVARKSLRSVGMACAVAGFALHTFDMGLVTSQPGNSLTAGAFYYSLFSWLLLLIWFLAWWRLKLGFLALTISPLALLFYISSLRLAPMHVTTPPTLLGLFFGLHIGALFLALALLAVSFGAGLAFLHLERKIKTKEPLTGFRKDLPSLSTFDRAVHWAVAAGFPLYTVGLLSGFFWAKLTWGKVFSWDIKELTSITIWFLYASLFYQRMVTGRQGRRTAILAIWVFALAMLSMLGINLLTPSHHSFTAVPL
- a CDS encoding precorrin-2 dehydrogenase/sirohydrochlorin ferrochelatase family protein encodes the protein MRYYPIFIKLTGQECLVVGAGQVGRRKIASLLESGPARVLVVDTRPADEELRELLANPCIDYQTRTFRPEDVNGKTLVIASTDDEDLNWTISNLCRDKGILCNIVDQPEKCSFIVPAVHRQGDLTLAVSTGGASPALAKKIRKDLDEYFGRHYGAFLELMSRIRPLVIDRGRPTFENTALFRELVDSDLLEAMERDDREGVVEILQRILPQELESHIEELLCGLC
- a CDS encoding glycosyltransferase family 9 protein, with product MKRYLIIQLARFGDLVQTKRLLHSLLSAGDAEVHLCIDGSLEELARLVYPEAKVHAIVAHGAGAPASLAAVLGRNGRVFSALASLHFDEVYNLNYSGLSFALSRLFPPETVRGYVSDAGQDLKDSWTAMAFRWMRHRRAWSINLADFWAILAPKPLAPQNVNPLAAPKGRGLGIVLAGRNQRRSLPPRVLADVAQTVAASRGLSRLALLGGKSELPMAREVLAALRPGVAAHVENLCGRTDWRDLTEEVSGLDLLLTPDTGTMHLAAHLGTPVLAFFLSSAWCPETGPYGLGHTVWQAVTPCAPCLESAPCGLGLTCLSAFSAPEFLRLLAGKGEGLGLAVTGLRSAFDELGSTWEPFHADLPSASERERFRRFLKRHLGLNADFAADAELAEQFYLERDWIGLERKTCKRNFKAYV
- a CDS encoding CgeB family protein, with the translated sequence MSEKMRILVVLPMYGGSLPVGRYCASALSRLGHLVESFEAPAFHGAYTALKDLRVSGERLEQLENGYLQLVSQAVLAKVDSFEPDLVLALAQAPMSRAALRRLRKDGVATAMWFVEDYRLFTYWQAYAHFYDFFAVIQKEPFLSQLAAMDQPNALYLPLAADPDFHKPFELTPVERRKWGSDVSFMGAGYPNRRVAFRQLLRHDFKIWGSDWEGDPVLAPYLQLGGLRIEPADCVRIFNATRINLNLHSSVDPSRLVSGGDFVNPRTFELAACGAFQLTDQRTLLPESFGPDEMSTFGSMDELLALIDHFLARPEERETVAARARQRVLQEHTYERRMETLLDFVRARRPGWPMARQRDLELLAELRDDLRGDVRALLDRLGLGANVGFDDLVQAVRRQQGELSGLDAAILFLDEWRKQYRK